In Papaver somniferum cultivar HN1 chromosome 1, ASM357369v1, whole genome shotgun sequence, a genomic segment contains:
- the LOC113358220 gene encoding UDP-sugar pyrophosphorylase-like, with product MLVEMGQSHLFHHWSQPGSDDDQDKRGFFDQVNKLDTSYPGGLASYIQNARRLLADSKEGKNPFHGFTPSIPSGEILTFGDENFVNFEEAGVKEVRNDAFVLVAGGLGERLGYNGIKLALPSETTTGTCFLQHYIESILALQEASCRLAQGQCEAQIPLIIMTSDDTNAPTLDLLESNAYFGMKPNQVKLLKQEKVACLDDNDARLAVDPVNKYRIQTKPHGHGDVHSLLYSSGLLKTLKDAGLKWVLFFQDTNGLLFKAIPSALGVSCTKEYHVNSLAVPRKAKKAIGGITKLTHADGRTMVINVEYNQLDPLLRATGHPEGDVNSETGYSPFPGNINQLILNLGPYIEELTRTQGAIPEFVNPKYKDSSKTSFKSSTRLECMMQDYPKSLSPSARVGFTVMDAWLAYAPVKNNPEDAAKVPKDPVTATFNGQQVEVWPRITWKPKWAMTFAEVRHKVSGNCSISQTSTMVINGRTVFVEDVSLDGALILNAVEDAEVKVVGPVHNQGWVLEQVDHKDTSIPEEIRIRGFHFNKVEQLELNYNEPGKFSNSS from the exons CAAGAGAGGTTTCTTTGATCAGGTGAATAAGCTTGACACTAGCTACCCTGGTGGATTGGCTTCTTACATCCAAAATGCTAGAAGGCTGCTCGCAGATTCAAAAGAAGGGAAGAATCCGTTTCATGGCTTTACTCCTTCTATTCCATCGGGAGAGATTCTTACCTTTGGCGATGAAAACTTTGTAAACTTTGAGGAAGCTGGCGTCAAGGAAGTACGCAATGATGCATTTGTTCTTGTTGCAGGTGGGCTTGGGGAACGTCTTGGCTACAATGGAATTAAGCTGGCTCTTCCGTCAGAGACCACAACTGGGACATGCTTCCTACAACACTACATTGAGTCTATTCTAGCTCTGCAAGAGGCAAGCTGTAGATTGGCACAAGGTCAGTGTGAAGCACAGATTCCTTTGATTATTATGACATCAGATGACACAAATGCGCCTACATTGGATCTTTTAGAGTCAAATGCTTATTTTGGAATGAAGCCGAATCAGGTGAAGCTGCTTAAGCAGGAAAAGGTGGCATGCTTAGATGATAATGATGCCAGGCTTGCAGTGGATCCTGTCAACAAATACCGAATTCAGACAAAACCTCATGGGCACGGGGATGTTCATTCACTTCTATATTCCAGTGGCCTTCTGAAAACATTGAAGGATGCAGGTTTGAAATGGGTTCTATTTTTTCAAGATACTAACGGCCTGCTTTTTAAGGCAATACCGTCAGCACTTGGGGTTAGTTGCACAAAGGAGTACCATGTTAATTCTCTTGCTGTGCCCCGCAAAGCAAAAAAAGCTATTGGGGGGATTACCAAACTCACTCATGCTGATGGGAGAACGATGGTGATCAATGTTGAATACAATCAGCTTGATCCTCTACTTCGAGCAACCGGTCATCCTGAGGGAGACGTCAACTCCGAGACAGGCTATTCTCCTTTTCCTGGAAATATTAACCAGTTGATTTTGAACCTTGGTCCTTATATTGAAGAGCTCACCAGAACACAAGGTGCCATACCGGAGTTTGTAAATCCTAAGTACAAGGATTCTAGTAAGACTTCATTTAAGTCCTCAACTCGATTGGAGTGTATGATGCAAGATTATCCAAAATCACTGTCTCCTTCAGCAAGAGTCGGATTCACCGTGATGGATGCATGGTTGGCTTATGCACCTGTCAAAAACAACCCTGAAGATGCTGCAAAGGTGCCAAAAG ATCCAGTAACTGCAACTTTCAATGGACAACaagtggaagtgtggccacgcatCACATGGAAGCCCAAATGGGCAATGACTTTTGCTGAGGTACGACACAAAGTGAGTGGGAACTGTTCCATCTCACAAACCTCTACTATGGTCATCAACGGTCGTACCGTGTTTGTGGAGGATGTCTCTTTGGATGGAGCGCTCATTTTAAATGCAGTTGAAGATGCAGAGGTTAAAGTTGTAGGACCTGTGCATAACCAGGGTTGGGTTTTGGAGCAAGTTGATCACAAAGACACATCAATTCCTGAGGAAATAAGGATTAGAGGTTTCCATTTCAATAAAGTTGAGCAGCTGGAGCTAAATTACAACGAGCCAGGGAAATTCAGCAACAGCTCGTGA